The genome window TTCCAATATTCCCATTGTAAATAATGCAGTAAGTTCGATGTGTGCGGTTTTATGTGAAATGTTATATAAATTCCTATAAGTTTTATTGGTTACAAATTCTTTTTCTTTTACATACTTTAAACACTGTTCCTGCCTTTGATTCAATTTTACTGATTGTTCCTGACCGACATGCGAATAAATTTCCTCCTTGGCCATTTTTTTGATTTCTATCCCGGAGCGAAAATAATACTTGTTTCTGTAGGAATAGGGCTTATGCGATCCTTCTGGTACTTTTATAAGTATAACAATTTTATCCAGTCTCGCGATTTCCTCAATATACACGGTAACCGCGGGATCAATTTTCTGCACACTGGTTTCAATA of Candidatus Margulisiibacteriota bacterium contains these proteins:
- a CDS encoding putative DNA binding domain-containing protein, translating into MTKKGVKMTWKDVIDCLREGEGPQIEFVSSILSAEQLIKYITGFLNHNGGKIIIGIDDKNDHLIGSNISKNFIETSVQKIDPAVTVYIEEIARLDKIVILIKVPEGSHKPYSYRNKYYFRSGIEIKKMAKEEIYSHVGQEQSVKLNQRQEQCLKYVKEKEFVTNKTYRNLYNISHKTAHIELTALFTMGILEKIGQGRSTSYKLKTSK